From Hoeflea sp. 108:
ACGATCAGGAAGAGGCCATGACCATGGCCGACCGCATCGCCATCCTCGACAAGGGTGAGGTGATGCAGGTGGCGACCCCGGCCGAGGTCTACGAAGCCCCCGGCTCGCGCTTCGTTGCTGATTTCGTCGGCAACATCAACATGTTCGAAGGCAAGATCGCCAGCCGCAACGGCAGCGGCACGGCAATCGCCGGCAACAGCGGATTGACCATTCACACATCGAATGCCGGCGAAGTGCCTGAAGGCACCGAAGTCGCCTTCGCCATCCGCCCGGAGAAGATCAAGGTCTCGTCCAGGAAGCCCGAAAGCGGCGACAACGTGCTGGAGGGCGAAGTCTACGATATCGCCTATCTCGGCGACATGACCATCTTCCACGTCAAGCTCGGCGACGGGCTGGTGGTCAAGGCGAGCTCGCTCAACGCCACCCGCGCCACCGAGGACCCGCTGAGCTGGGATGACAAGGCCTGGATCTCGTTCCGGCAGGATGCCGGCGTCGTGCTGACGCGATAGGTGGGGCGATGAAAAACGTCGTCTCGGCCATCACCAACCGCCTGGTCATCCTCGTTCCCTACGTCTGGCTGCTGTTTTTCTTCCTCATTCCGTTCTTCATCGTCTTCAAGATTTCGCTGTCGACCACGGCGATCGCCATGCCGCCCTACACGCCGGTCCTCGGCCTGGGAGACGGCATTTCAGGGCTGATGGATCAGTTCCGGGAGTTCAGCTTCGACAACTATGTCTGGCTTACCGAGGACCCGCTCTACTACACCGCCTACATTTCCAGCGTGATCATCGCCGGCGTCTCGACGCTGCTGGCCCTGCTGGTCGGCTATCCCATCGCCTACGGCATGGCGCGCGCGCCGGAATCAATTCGCCCGACGCTGTTGATGCTGGTCATCCTGCCGTTCTGGACGAGCTTCCTGATCCGCGTCTACGCCTGGATCGGTATCCTCAAGCCCGAGGGGCTGCTCAATCAGTTCCTGCAGTCAATCGGCGTCATCGACGAACCGCTGATCATCCTCAACACCCACACCGCCATCTTCATCGGCA
This genomic window contains:
- a CDS encoding ABC transporter permease subunit gives rise to the protein MKNVVSAITNRLVILVPYVWLLFFFLIPFFIVFKISLSTTAIAMPPYTPVLGLGDGISGLMDQFREFSFDNYVWLTEDPLYYTAYISSVIIAGVSTLLALLVGYPIAYGMARAPESIRPTLLMLVILPFWTSFLIRVYAWIGILKPEGLLNQFLQSIGVIDEPLIILNTHTAIFIGIVYSYLPFMILPLYSALEKMDYSLIEAAQDLGCPPMTAFWKITFPLSLPGVIAGCLLVFIPAVGEFVIPDLLGGSQTLMIGRTLWNEFFSNRDWPVSSAVAVILLLLLVVPIMFFQQAQARAQEQGR